In the Neofelis nebulosa isolate mNeoNeb1 chromosome 11, mNeoNeb1.pri, whole genome shotgun sequence genome, one interval contains:
- the MBD1 gene encoding methyl-CpG-binding domain protein 1 isoform X8: MAEDWLDCPALGPGWKRREVFRKSGATCGRSDTYYQSPTGDRIRSKVELTRYLGPACDLTLFDFKQGILCYPAPKAQPLAVPSRKRKKPSRPAKTRKRQVGPQKGEVRKEAPGDETKANADTAPASLPAPGCCENCGISFSGDGTRRQRLKTLCKDCRAQRIAFNREQRMFKRVGCGECEACRVTEDCGACSTCLLQLPHDVASGLFCKCERRRCLRIVERSRGCGVCRGCQTREDCGRCRVCLRPPRPGLRRQWRCVQRRCLRHLAHRLRRHHQRCQRRPPLAVAPPAGKRSRRRGGCDSKMAARRRPPRTQPLPPVPLSQPPESPELQPYTNRRQNRKCGACAACLRRMDCGRCDFCCDKPKFGGSNQKRQKCRWRQCLQFAMKRLLPSVWAGSEDGAGPPPPYSRRKRPGSTRRPRLGQILKTSLTTPTTRPGHAQTPMKQETGSGFVLPPPGTDLVFLREGASSPVQVPGPAAASTEALLQEAQCPGLSWVVALPQVKQEKADAQEDWTPGTAILTSPVLLPGCPSKAVDPDLPPVKQEPLDPEEDKEEESKDDSASDSAPEEEAGGAGTPVITEIFSLGGTRLRDTAVWLPSLQGRQSGREDGCKVWETEDALARRSTSTSTSTSTSWNRRRWPRTHVSLSPPPTSIMWVSYRRSWCPSSQT; this comes from the exons ATGGCTGAGGACTGGCTGGACTGCCCAGCCTTGGGCCCCGGCTGGAAGCGCCGTGAAGTCTTTCGAAAGTCAGGTGCCACCTGTGGACGCTCAGACACCTATTACCAGAG CCCCAcaggagacaggatccgaagcaaaGTTGAGCTGACCCGATACCTGGGCCCTGCGTGTGACCTCACTCTCTTCGACTTCAAACAAGGCATTCTGTGCTATCCAGCCCCCAAG GCCCAGCCCTTAGCTGTCCCTAGCAGGAAGCGGAAGAAGCCTTCACGGCCAGCCAAGACTCGAAAACGTCAGGTTGGACCTCAAAAGGGTGAGGTCAggaaggaggccccaggagatGAGACCAAGGCTAATGCTGACACAGCCCCAGCTTCACTCCCTGCACCTGG GTGCTGTGAGAACTGTGGAATCAGCTTCTCAGGAGATGGTACCCGAAGGCAGCGGCTCAAGACATTATGCAAGGACTGCCGAG CGCAGAGAATTGCTTTCAACCGGGAACAGAGGATGTTTAAG CGTGTGGGCTGCGGGGAGTGTGAGGCCTGCCGGGTAACCGAGGACTGCGGGGCCTGCTCCACCTGCCTTCTGCAGCTGCCCCATGATGTGGCCTCGGGGCTGTTCTGCAAGTGTGAGCGGAGACGGTGCCTCCGGATTGTGGAAAGG AGCCGAGGGTGTGGAGTGTGCCGGGGCTGTCAGACCCGAGAGGACTGTGGCCGTTGCCGAGTCTGCCTTCGCCCTCCCCGCCCTGGTCTCAGGCGCCAGTGGAGGTGTGTCCAACGGCGCTGCCTACGG CACCTTGCCCACCGTCTCCGTCGCCACCATCAGCGATGTCAACGACGCCCTCCCCTAGCTGTGGCTCCCCCTGCT GGTAAACGTAGCCGCCGTAGAGGAGGCTGCGACTCCAAGATGGCTGCCCGGCGGCGCCCCCCGCGAACCCAGCCATTGCCTCCAGTTCCCCTGTCACAGCCTCCAGAGTCCCCAGAGCTG CAGCCTTACACCAATCGCCGGCAGAACCGCAAGTGTGGGGCCTGTGCAGCCTGCCTACGGCGGATGGACTGTGGTCGCTGCGACTTCTGCTGTGACAAGCCTAAATTTGGGGGCAGCAACCAAAAGCGCCAGAAGTGTCGTTGGCGCCAATGCCTGCAGTTTGCTATG AAGCGGCTGCTGCCTAGTGTCTGGGCAGGATCTGAGGATGGGGCAGGGCCGCCCCCACCTTACTCTCGTCGAAAGAGGCCTGGCTCTACTCGAAGGCCCCGTCTGGGTCAGATACTGAAGACCTCCTTGACCACACCCACAACCCGACCAGGCCATGCCCAGACTCCAATGAAACAAGAAACAGGCAGTGGCTTTGTGCTGCCTCCACCTGGCACTGATCTTGTGTTCTTACGGGAAGGTGCAAGCAGTCCCGTGCAGGTGCCTGGCCCTGCTGCAGCTTCCACAGAAGCCCTGTTGCAG GAGGCCCAGTGCCCTGGCCTGAGTTGGGTTGTGGCCTTACCCCAGGTGAAGCAAGAGAAGGCGGATGCCCAGGAAGACTGGACACCGGGCACAGCCATCCTGACTTCTCCTGTATTGCTGCCTGGCTGCCCCAGCAAG GCAGTGGACCCAGACTTGCCACCTGTGAAGCAAGAGCCACTGGACCctgaggaggacaaggaggaagagagcaagGATGACTCCGCCTCCGACTCGGccccagaggaggaggcaggaggggctggcACACCCGTG ATCACGGAGATTTTCAGCCTGGGTGGAACCCGCCTCCGGGACACAGCAGTCTGGTTGCCAAG TCTGCAGGGCAGGCAATCGGGAAGGGAAGATGGATGTAAAGTGTGGGAGACGGAGGACGCTTTGGCGCGCAGGAGCACGAGCACGAGCACGAGCACGAGCACGAGCTGGAACCGGCGAAGATGGCCTAGAACCCATGTCAGTCTCTCACCACCTCCAACTTCGATAATGTGGGTGTCCTACAGAAGAAGCTGGTGCCCTTCATCACAGACTTAA
- the MBD1 gene encoding methyl-CpG-binding domain protein 1 isoform X1, translating to MAEDWLDCPALGPGWKRREVFRKSGATCGRSDTYYQSPTGDRIRSKVELTRYLGPACDLTLFDFKQGILCYPAPKISSCFPSHLQAQPLAVPSRKRKKPSRPAKTRKRQVGPQKGEVRKEAPGDETKANADTAPASLPAPGCCENCGISFSGDGTRRQRLKTLCKDCRAQRIAFNREQRMFKRVGCGECEACRVTEDCGACSTCLLQLPHDVASGLFCKCERRRCLRIVERSRGCGVCRGCQTREDCGRCRVCLRPPRPGLRRQWRCVQRRCLRHLAHRLRRHHQRCQRRPPLAVAPPAGKRSRRRGGCDSKMAARRRPPRTQPLPPVPLSQPPESPELHPRALVPSPPAEFIYYCVDEDELQPYTNRRQNRKCGACAACLRRMDCGRCDFCCDKPKFGGSNQKRQKCRWRQCLQFAMKRLLPSVWAGSEDGAGPPPPYSRRKRPGSTRRPRLGQILKTSLTTPTTRPGHAQTPMKQETGSGFVLPPPGTDLVFLREGASSPVQVPGPAAASTEALLQEAQCPGLSWVVALPQVKQEKADAQEDWTPGTAILTSPVLLPGCPSKAVDPDLPPVKQEPLDPEEDKEEESKDDSASDSAPEEEAGGAGTPVITEIFSLGGTRLRDTAVWLPSLQGRQSGREDGCKVWETEDALARRSTSTSTSTSTSWNRRRWPRTHVSLSPPPTSIMWVSYRRSWCPSSQT from the exons ATGGCTGAGGACTGGCTGGACTGCCCAGCCTTGGGCCCCGGCTGGAAGCGCCGTGAAGTCTTTCGAAAGTCAGGTGCCACCTGTGGACGCTCAGACACCTATTACCAGAG CCCCAcaggagacaggatccgaagcaaaGTTGAGCTGACCCGATACCTGGGCCCTGCGTGTGACCTCACTCTCTTCGACTTCAAACAAGGCATTCTGTGCTATCCAGCCCCCAAG ATCTCTTCCTGCTTTCCCTCTCATTTGCAGGCCCAGCCCTTAGCTGTCCCTAGCAGGAAGCGGAAGAAGCCTTCACGGCCAGCCAAGACTCGAAAACGTCAGGTTGGACCTCAAAAGGGTGAGGTCAggaaggaggccccaggagatGAGACCAAGGCTAATGCTGACACAGCCCCAGCTTCACTCCCTGCACCTGG GTGCTGTGAGAACTGTGGAATCAGCTTCTCAGGAGATGGTACCCGAAGGCAGCGGCTCAAGACATTATGCAAGGACTGCCGAG CGCAGAGAATTGCTTTCAACCGGGAACAGAGGATGTTTAAG CGTGTGGGCTGCGGGGAGTGTGAGGCCTGCCGGGTAACCGAGGACTGCGGGGCCTGCTCCACCTGCCTTCTGCAGCTGCCCCATGATGTGGCCTCGGGGCTGTTCTGCAAGTGTGAGCGGAGACGGTGCCTCCGGATTGTGGAAAGG AGCCGAGGGTGTGGAGTGTGCCGGGGCTGTCAGACCCGAGAGGACTGTGGCCGTTGCCGAGTCTGCCTTCGCCCTCCCCGCCCTGGTCTCAGGCGCCAGTGGAGGTGTGTCCAACGGCGCTGCCTACGG CACCTTGCCCACCGTCTCCGTCGCCACCATCAGCGATGTCAACGACGCCCTCCCCTAGCTGTGGCTCCCCCTGCT GGTAAACGTAGCCGCCGTAGAGGAGGCTGCGACTCCAAGATGGCTGCCCGGCGGCGCCCCCCGCGAACCCAGCCATTGCCTCCAGTTCCCCTGTCACAGCCTCCAGAGTCCCCAGAGCTG CACCCCAGAGCCCTGGTCCCCTCGCCACCTGCCGAGTTCATCTATTACTGTGTAGACGAGGACGAGCTA CAGCCTTACACCAATCGCCGGCAGAACCGCAAGTGTGGGGCCTGTGCAGCCTGCCTACGGCGGATGGACTGTGGTCGCTGCGACTTCTGCTGTGACAAGCCTAAATTTGGGGGCAGCAACCAAAAGCGCCAGAAGTGTCGTTGGCGCCAATGCCTGCAGTTTGCTATG AAGCGGCTGCTGCCTAGTGTCTGGGCAGGATCTGAGGATGGGGCAGGGCCGCCCCCACCTTACTCTCGTCGAAAGAGGCCTGGCTCTACTCGAAGGCCCCGTCTGGGTCAGATACTGAAGACCTCCTTGACCACACCCACAACCCGACCAGGCCATGCCCAGACTCCAATGAAACAAGAAACAGGCAGTGGCTTTGTGCTGCCTCCACCTGGCACTGATCTTGTGTTCTTACGGGAAGGTGCAAGCAGTCCCGTGCAGGTGCCTGGCCCTGCTGCAGCTTCCACAGAAGCCCTGTTGCAG GAGGCCCAGTGCCCTGGCCTGAGTTGGGTTGTGGCCTTACCCCAGGTGAAGCAAGAGAAGGCGGATGCCCAGGAAGACTGGACACCGGGCACAGCCATCCTGACTTCTCCTGTATTGCTGCCTGGCTGCCCCAGCAAG GCAGTGGACCCAGACTTGCCACCTGTGAAGCAAGAGCCACTGGACCctgaggaggacaaggaggaagagagcaagGATGACTCCGCCTCCGACTCGGccccagaggaggaggcaggaggggctggcACACCCGTG ATCACGGAGATTTTCAGCCTGGGTGGAACCCGCCTCCGGGACACAGCAGTCTGGTTGCCAAG TCTGCAGGGCAGGCAATCGGGAAGGGAAGATGGATGTAAAGTGTGGGAGACGGAGGACGCTTTGGCGCGCAGGAGCACGAGCACGAGCACGAGCACGAGCACGAGCTGGAACCGGCGAAGATGGCCTAGAACCCATGTCAGTCTCTCACCACCTCCAACTTCGATAATGTGGGTGTCCTACAGAAGAAGCTGGTGCCCTTCATCACAGACTTAA
- the MBD1 gene encoding methyl-CpG-binding domain protein 1 isoform X33 yields the protein MAEDWLDCPALGPGWKRREVFRKSGATCGRSDTYYQSPTGDRIRSKVELTRYLGPACDLTLFDFKQGILCYPAPKAQPLAVPSRKRKKPSRPAKTRKRQVGPQKGEVRKEAPGDETKANADTAPASLPAPGCCENCGISFSGDGTRRQRLKTLCKDCRAQRIAFNREQRMFKRVGCGECEACRVTEDCGACSTCLLQLPHDVASGLFCKCERRRCLRIVERSRGCGVCRGCQTREDCGRCRVCLRPPRPGLRRQWRCVQRRCLRGKRSRRRGGCDSKMAARRRPPRTQPLPPVPLSQPPESPELHPRALVPSPPAEFIYYCVDEDELQPYTNRRQNRKCGACAACLRRMDCGRCDFCCDKPKFGGSNQKRQKCRWRQCLQFAMKRLLPSVWAGSEDGAGPPPPYSRRKRPGSTRRPRLGQILKTSLTTPTTRPGHAQTPMKQETGSGFVLPPPGTDLVFLREGASSPVQVPGPAAASTEALLQEAQCPGLSWVVALPQVKQEKADAQEDWTPGTAILTSPVLLPGCPSKAVDPDLPPVKQEPLDPEEDKEEESKDDSASDSAPEEEAGGAGTPVITEIFSLGGTRLRDTAVWLPRSKDLKKPGARKQ from the exons ATGGCTGAGGACTGGCTGGACTGCCCAGCCTTGGGCCCCGGCTGGAAGCGCCGTGAAGTCTTTCGAAAGTCAGGTGCCACCTGTGGACGCTCAGACACCTATTACCAGAG CCCCAcaggagacaggatccgaagcaaaGTTGAGCTGACCCGATACCTGGGCCCTGCGTGTGACCTCACTCTCTTCGACTTCAAACAAGGCATTCTGTGCTATCCAGCCCCCAAG GCCCAGCCCTTAGCTGTCCCTAGCAGGAAGCGGAAGAAGCCTTCACGGCCAGCCAAGACTCGAAAACGTCAGGTTGGACCTCAAAAGGGTGAGGTCAggaaggaggccccaggagatGAGACCAAGGCTAATGCTGACACAGCCCCAGCTTCACTCCCTGCACCTGG GTGCTGTGAGAACTGTGGAATCAGCTTCTCAGGAGATGGTACCCGAAGGCAGCGGCTCAAGACATTATGCAAGGACTGCCGAG CGCAGAGAATTGCTTTCAACCGGGAACAGAGGATGTTTAAG CGTGTGGGCTGCGGGGAGTGTGAGGCCTGCCGGGTAACCGAGGACTGCGGGGCCTGCTCCACCTGCCTTCTGCAGCTGCCCCATGATGTGGCCTCGGGGCTGTTCTGCAAGTGTGAGCGGAGACGGTGCCTCCGGATTGTGGAAAGG AGCCGAGGGTGTGGAGTGTGCCGGGGCTGTCAGACCCGAGAGGACTGTGGCCGTTGCCGAGTCTGCCTTCGCCCTCCCCGCCCTGGTCTCAGGCGCCAGTGGAGGTGTGTCCAACGGCGCTGCCTACGG GGTAAACGTAGCCGCCGTAGAGGAGGCTGCGACTCCAAGATGGCTGCCCGGCGGCGCCCCCCGCGAACCCAGCCATTGCCTCCAGTTCCCCTGTCACAGCCTCCAGAGTCCCCAGAGCTG CACCCCAGAGCCCTGGTCCCCTCGCCACCTGCCGAGTTCATCTATTACTGTGTAGACGAGGACGAGCTA CAGCCTTACACCAATCGCCGGCAGAACCGCAAGTGTGGGGCCTGTGCAGCCTGCCTACGGCGGATGGACTGTGGTCGCTGCGACTTCTGCTGTGACAAGCCTAAATTTGGGGGCAGCAACCAAAAGCGCCAGAAGTGTCGTTGGCGCCAATGCCTGCAGTTTGCTATG AAGCGGCTGCTGCCTAGTGTCTGGGCAGGATCTGAGGATGGGGCAGGGCCGCCCCCACCTTACTCTCGTCGAAAGAGGCCTGGCTCTACTCGAAGGCCCCGTCTGGGTCAGATACTGAAGACCTCCTTGACCACACCCACAACCCGACCAGGCCATGCCCAGACTCCAATGAAACAAGAAACAGGCAGTGGCTTTGTGCTGCCTCCACCTGGCACTGATCTTGTGTTCTTACGGGAAGGTGCAAGCAGTCCCGTGCAGGTGCCTGGCCCTGCTGCAGCTTCCACAGAAGCCCTGTTGCAG GAGGCCCAGTGCCCTGGCCTGAGTTGGGTTGTGGCCTTACCCCAGGTGAAGCAAGAGAAGGCGGATGCCCAGGAAGACTGGACACCGGGCACAGCCATCCTGACTTCTCCTGTATTGCTGCCTGGCTGCCCCAGCAAG GCAGTGGACCCAGACTTGCCACCTGTGAAGCAAGAGCCACTGGACCctgaggaggacaaggaggaagagagcaagGATGACTCCGCCTCCGACTCGGccccagaggaggaggcaggaggggctggcACACCCGTG ATCACGGAGATTTTCAGCCTGGGTGGAACCCGCCTCCGGGACACAGCAGTCTGGTTGCCAAG GTCCAAGGACCTTAAAAAACCTGGAGCTAGAAAGCAGTAG
- the MBD1 gene encoding methyl-CpG-binding domain protein 1 isoform X37, which yields MAEDWLDCPALGPGWKRREVFRKSGATCGRSDTYYQSPTGDRIRSKVELTRYLGPACDLTLFDFKQGILCYPAPKAQPLAVPSRKRKKPSRPAKTRKRQVGPQKGEVRKEAPGDETKANADTAPASLPAPGCCENCGISFSGDGTRRQRLKTLCKDCRAQRIAFNREQRMFKRVGCGECEACRVTEDCGACSTCLLQLPHDVASGLFCKCERRRCLRIVERSRGCGVCRGCQTREDCGRCRVCLRPPRPGLRRQWRCVQRRCLRGKRSRRRGGCDSKMAARRRPPRTQPLPPVPLSQPPESPELQPYTNRRQNRKCGACAACLRRMDCGRCDFCCDKPKFGGSNQKRQKCRWRQCLQFAMKRLLPSVWAGSEDGAGPPPPYSRRKRPGSTRRPRLGQILKTSLTTPTTRPGHAQTPMKQETGSGFVLPPPGTDLVFLREGASSPVQVPGPAAASTEALLQAVDPDLPPVKQEPLDPEEDKEEESKDDSASDSAPEEEAGGAGTPVITEIFSLGGTRLRDTAVWLPSLQGRQSGREDGCKVWETEDALARRSTSTSTSTSTSWNRRRWPRTHVSLSPPPTSIMWVSYRRSWCPSSQT from the exons ATGGCTGAGGACTGGCTGGACTGCCCAGCCTTGGGCCCCGGCTGGAAGCGCCGTGAAGTCTTTCGAAAGTCAGGTGCCACCTGTGGACGCTCAGACACCTATTACCAGAG CCCCAcaggagacaggatccgaagcaaaGTTGAGCTGACCCGATACCTGGGCCCTGCGTGTGACCTCACTCTCTTCGACTTCAAACAAGGCATTCTGTGCTATCCAGCCCCCAAG GCCCAGCCCTTAGCTGTCCCTAGCAGGAAGCGGAAGAAGCCTTCACGGCCAGCCAAGACTCGAAAACGTCAGGTTGGACCTCAAAAGGGTGAGGTCAggaaggaggccccaggagatGAGACCAAGGCTAATGCTGACACAGCCCCAGCTTCACTCCCTGCACCTGG GTGCTGTGAGAACTGTGGAATCAGCTTCTCAGGAGATGGTACCCGAAGGCAGCGGCTCAAGACATTATGCAAGGACTGCCGAG CGCAGAGAATTGCTTTCAACCGGGAACAGAGGATGTTTAAG CGTGTGGGCTGCGGGGAGTGTGAGGCCTGCCGGGTAACCGAGGACTGCGGGGCCTGCTCCACCTGCCTTCTGCAGCTGCCCCATGATGTGGCCTCGGGGCTGTTCTGCAAGTGTGAGCGGAGACGGTGCCTCCGGATTGTGGAAAGG AGCCGAGGGTGTGGAGTGTGCCGGGGCTGTCAGACCCGAGAGGACTGTGGCCGTTGCCGAGTCTGCCTTCGCCCTCCCCGCCCTGGTCTCAGGCGCCAGTGGAGGTGTGTCCAACGGCGCTGCCTACGG GGTAAACGTAGCCGCCGTAGAGGAGGCTGCGACTCCAAGATGGCTGCCCGGCGGCGCCCCCCGCGAACCCAGCCATTGCCTCCAGTTCCCCTGTCACAGCCTCCAGAGTCCCCAGAGCTG CAGCCTTACACCAATCGCCGGCAGAACCGCAAGTGTGGGGCCTGTGCAGCCTGCCTACGGCGGATGGACTGTGGTCGCTGCGACTTCTGCTGTGACAAGCCTAAATTTGGGGGCAGCAACCAAAAGCGCCAGAAGTGTCGTTGGCGCCAATGCCTGCAGTTTGCTATG AAGCGGCTGCTGCCTAGTGTCTGGGCAGGATCTGAGGATGGGGCAGGGCCGCCCCCACCTTACTCTCGTCGAAAGAGGCCTGGCTCTACTCGAAGGCCCCGTCTGGGTCAGATACTGAAGACCTCCTTGACCACACCCACAACCCGACCAGGCCATGCCCAGACTCCAATGAAACAAGAAACAGGCAGTGGCTTTGTGCTGCCTCCACCTGGCACTGATCTTGTGTTCTTACGGGAAGGTGCAAGCAGTCCCGTGCAGGTGCCTGGCCCTGCTGCAGCTTCCACAGAAGCCCTGTTGCAG GCAGTGGACCCAGACTTGCCACCTGTGAAGCAAGAGCCACTGGACCctgaggaggacaaggaggaagagagcaagGATGACTCCGCCTCCGACTCGGccccagaggaggaggcaggaggggctggcACACCCGTG ATCACGGAGATTTTCAGCCTGGGTGGAACCCGCCTCCGGGACACAGCAGTCTGGTTGCCAAG TCTGCAGGGCAGGCAATCGGGAAGGGAAGATGGATGTAAAGTGTGGGAGACGGAGGACGCTTTGGCGCGCAGGAGCACGAGCACGAGCACGAGCACGAGCACGAGCTGGAACCGGCGAAGATGGCCTAGAACCCATGTCAGTCTCTCACCACCTCCAACTTCGATAATGTGGGTGTCCTACAGAAGAAGCTGGTGCCCTTCATCACAGACTTAA
- the MBD1 gene encoding methyl-CpG-binding domain protein 1 isoform X14, protein MAEDWLDCPALGPGWKRREVFRKSGATCGRSDTYYQSPTGDRIRSKVELTRYLGPACDLTLFDFKQGILCYPAPKISSCFPSHLQAQPLAVPSRKRKKPSRPAKTRKRQVGPQKGEVRKEAPGDETKANADTAPASLPAPGCCENCGISFSGDGTRRQRLKTLCKDCRAQRIAFNREQRMFKRVGCGECEACRVTEDCGACSTCLLQLPHDVASGLFCKCERRRCLRIVERSRGCGVCRGCQTREDCGRCRVCLRPPRPGLRRQWRCVQRRCLRHLAHRLRRHHQRCQRRPPLAVAPPAGKRSRRRGGCDSKMAARRRPPRTQPLPPVPLSQPPESPELHPRALVPSPPAEFIYYCVDEDELQPYTNRRQNRKCGACAACLRRMDCGRCDFCCDKPKFGGSNQKRQKCRWRQCLQFAMKRLLPSVWAGSEDGAGPPPPYSRRKRPGSTRRPRLGQILKTSLTTPTTRPGHAQTPMKQETGSGFVLPPPGTDLVFLREGASSPVQVPGPAAASTEALLQEAQCPGLSWVVALPQVKQEKADAQEDWTPGTAILTSPVLLPGCPSKAVDPDLPPVKQEPLDPEEDKEEESKDDSASDSAPEEEAGGAGTPVITEIFSLGGTRLRDTAVWLPRLRKLLAVNENEYFTELQLKEEAL, encoded by the exons ATGGCTGAGGACTGGCTGGACTGCCCAGCCTTGGGCCCCGGCTGGAAGCGCCGTGAAGTCTTTCGAAAGTCAGGTGCCACCTGTGGACGCTCAGACACCTATTACCAGAG CCCCAcaggagacaggatccgaagcaaaGTTGAGCTGACCCGATACCTGGGCCCTGCGTGTGACCTCACTCTCTTCGACTTCAAACAAGGCATTCTGTGCTATCCAGCCCCCAAG ATCTCTTCCTGCTTTCCCTCTCATTTGCAGGCCCAGCCCTTAGCTGTCCCTAGCAGGAAGCGGAAGAAGCCTTCACGGCCAGCCAAGACTCGAAAACGTCAGGTTGGACCTCAAAAGGGTGAGGTCAggaaggaggccccaggagatGAGACCAAGGCTAATGCTGACACAGCCCCAGCTTCACTCCCTGCACCTGG GTGCTGTGAGAACTGTGGAATCAGCTTCTCAGGAGATGGTACCCGAAGGCAGCGGCTCAAGACATTATGCAAGGACTGCCGAG CGCAGAGAATTGCTTTCAACCGGGAACAGAGGATGTTTAAG CGTGTGGGCTGCGGGGAGTGTGAGGCCTGCCGGGTAACCGAGGACTGCGGGGCCTGCTCCACCTGCCTTCTGCAGCTGCCCCATGATGTGGCCTCGGGGCTGTTCTGCAAGTGTGAGCGGAGACGGTGCCTCCGGATTGTGGAAAGG AGCCGAGGGTGTGGAGTGTGCCGGGGCTGTCAGACCCGAGAGGACTGTGGCCGTTGCCGAGTCTGCCTTCGCCCTCCCCGCCCTGGTCTCAGGCGCCAGTGGAGGTGTGTCCAACGGCGCTGCCTACGG CACCTTGCCCACCGTCTCCGTCGCCACCATCAGCGATGTCAACGACGCCCTCCCCTAGCTGTGGCTCCCCCTGCT GGTAAACGTAGCCGCCGTAGAGGAGGCTGCGACTCCAAGATGGCTGCCCGGCGGCGCCCCCCGCGAACCCAGCCATTGCCTCCAGTTCCCCTGTCACAGCCTCCAGAGTCCCCAGAGCTG CACCCCAGAGCCCTGGTCCCCTCGCCACCTGCCGAGTTCATCTATTACTGTGTAGACGAGGACGAGCTA CAGCCTTACACCAATCGCCGGCAGAACCGCAAGTGTGGGGCCTGTGCAGCCTGCCTACGGCGGATGGACTGTGGTCGCTGCGACTTCTGCTGTGACAAGCCTAAATTTGGGGGCAGCAACCAAAAGCGCCAGAAGTGTCGTTGGCGCCAATGCCTGCAGTTTGCTATG AAGCGGCTGCTGCCTAGTGTCTGGGCAGGATCTGAGGATGGGGCAGGGCCGCCCCCACCTTACTCTCGTCGAAAGAGGCCTGGCTCTACTCGAAGGCCCCGTCTGGGTCAGATACTGAAGACCTCCTTGACCACACCCACAACCCGACCAGGCCATGCCCAGACTCCAATGAAACAAGAAACAGGCAGTGGCTTTGTGCTGCCTCCACCTGGCACTGATCTTGTGTTCTTACGGGAAGGTGCAAGCAGTCCCGTGCAGGTGCCTGGCCCTGCTGCAGCTTCCACAGAAGCCCTGTTGCAG GAGGCCCAGTGCCCTGGCCTGAGTTGGGTTGTGGCCTTACCCCAGGTGAAGCAAGAGAAGGCGGATGCCCAGGAAGACTGGACACCGGGCACAGCCATCCTGACTTCTCCTGTATTGCTGCCTGGCTGCCCCAGCAAG GCAGTGGACCCAGACTTGCCACCTGTGAAGCAAGAGCCACTGGACCctgaggaggacaaggaggaagagagcaagGATGACTCCGCCTCCGACTCGGccccagaggaggaggcaggaggggctggcACACCCGTG ATCACGGAGATTTTCAGCCTGGGTGGAACCCGCCTCCGGGACACAGCAGTCTGGTTGCCAAG gctACGTAAACTCTTAGCAGTAAATGAAAATGAGTATTTTACCGAACTGCAATTGAAAGAAGAAGCattatag